AGATCGTCGATCATGATTCGCTCGATCTCGTTGTCGGCAATACCGCCCGTCACGATCATGCGAAGCGAATCACAGATGAATTCGACCGCGTGATGGTTCGCCATGATGTTGGGGAAGCGCTTGAAGATTTCGCTGTTGGTGGGGTTGTCGATGTGGCCTTCGAGTGCGAGAATGCCTTCGCGCCTCGCCAGGTCGAACAGGGCATACAGCATTTCCATCAATTCTCGATATTTTGCCTTGTCGAAGACCTTCGGTTTCAGCAGGCTTATGACGCCCGCCACAGCCGACTTCACTCCGCCGAATCCGCTGCCGATGACGATGGCTCCGAACATGGATCCGCCAATGATGATGAATTCAGCGACCTGCATGAGGGGGCCGAGCTTCCCGCCGGCCTCCAGATACCCCGTTATTATGGACCCGAAGACGATCAAAAATCCGACAATGAATGGCATGCAGTCTCGTCCTTGTCTTCCAGCTTCCCGCGTTTCATACGCACGAGGGCAATTCTATCCTGTAAGGATATCGCACCCCCCGAAAACAAGTCACGCATTTCCTTCGGAGTCTTCGCCGGAACGTGCGACTCGCTTTCAGAGTATCCCACCTATACTTCGGTAAAATTCGAAATTTTCTGAAATACCGAACGAATATTTGCGTCGGCGGATTGTTCCAGCCGGACCCGACCCGCACGATGCGGGAAGTGGGCCGGCGGCGCCCGGATGGCGCAGTTCAGCCGGACCCGAGCGGCGGATCACGGGCCGAGTTTCGAAATTTCGGCGGAAACCTGCTCGAGTTCCCTCTCGTGTTCCGCAAGGAAACGTTCGGCATGCACCCCGCTCCCTTTCGCGACCTCCCCAGCCCACCACTCGATCGATGCGTGCAAGCCACGTTCGATCTTTCGAAGCTCCTCGAGCACCAGCCCTACGGTCAGCCGGCCGATCATCTCGTCGGTATACCCCTCCCCCAACCCGGCTTCGGAATCGTGGTCATGGATGAATCGGTAATACGTTCCGCACTCCGGACAGACGCGGATCTGGTCGGCGCCGTAGATTCCCGCTCCCCCGACGATACGCAGCCTGCCAACCTCTTCGGGAAGCCGTTCGGTTCCGTGAAGAAGTTCCACCTTCTTGAATTCCGGAAGATGTCCACAGATGGAACATGTTTTCATCCCGTCATGATCCTGCATGGTCTTTTCTCCTCCCATCGTCGGCGTTTTCGCAAACGATTCTTCATGATATGGCACAATATGCCGATAGGATACCCGTTCGGGACGTTTTGTCTGTCATACATGGTTGTATTGTATGATATAGTATCGGCAGATATGAGATGATGTCATGAATGAAGAGAGAATGACGAAAGCCTGTCTTCTGCAGGAGATGCAGAAGCTTCGGCAGAGGATCGCGGAACTCGAACGGCAGCTTGCCGAATCATGCAGACCGGTCCCGGCGGCTGCGCAACGCCCCACCGCCCCGTCAAGCCCGGATTCCACCAATCGGCAGACACGAACCGAAGACGACCTGAATCGCAGCGGAAAGTTGCTGGAATCGGCCCTGGCAAACACTTCAGACGCCGTTTTCATTTCCGATGCCGTCGGGAATTTCGTCGTGTTCAACGAAGCGTTCGCCTCCTATCACCGATTCAAGAGCAAGGAAGAATGTTCGAAACGCATTTCCGAATGCTTTGGCCGCTTCGAGGTGTTCTCAGCCGACGGAACGCCGATTTTTCCGGAAATGTGTGCAGTATCGAGGGCTCTCCGGGGTGAACGCGGTGAAAACGTCGAGTATACCCTCCGCCTGAAAAGCACCGGCGAAACCTGGACGGGAAGATACAATTTCAGTCCCATCCACTCTATCGACGGCCAGATCATCGGCTCGGTGGTCGTCGCACATGATATCACCTGGGAAAAACAGATCGCTGAAGTCCTGCGCGAAAGCGAGCAGCGGTTGGCCTTCCACACCGACAACTCTCCGCTGGGTATCATCGAATGGGACATGAATTTCGTCGTGACCCGCTGGTCCGGCGAATCCGAACGGATCTTCGGCTGGAAAGCCTCTGAAATCCTCGGCAGGAAGATCATGGACCTCGACATGATTTTCGAGGATGACATTCCCCATGTCCGGAAAGTCTCTGAACGCCTCTCGAGCGGCGTTTCAAGGCACGTGTTCTCCTGCAACCGGAATTACACGAAAGACCGGAAGATCATCATCTGCGAGTGGTACAACTCCGTCCTGCTGAACGATCATGGCAAGATGATCTCGGTCATGTCCCAGATTCTGGATATAACCGAGCGGAAGCACACGGAAGAAGCATTGAGACAGGCAACCGAGGATGTCCGGGAGCTTGCGAAAAATCTCCGCGAACTCGCCGCCGATTCCATCAAGACGGAACAGCGGGAACGCCGGCGGATCGCGGCCCTGCTTCACGATCATGTCCAGCAGCTTCTCGTCAGCGGCCAGATGCAGGTCGGCCTGCTCCGCCGAAACGCCAACCATCAAAACGGCGCCACGCTCGCAATTCTCGAAAGCACGCTGAAAGAGGCCCTCACGGCGACGACCACGCTGACGATCGAACTGTCCCCCCCCGTTCTCGGCAAGCCCGACATGAACGCCGCCTTTTCCTGGCTGGCCAGGTATATGGAAGAAAAGCATTGCTTCAAAATGCATCTCGTTTCGGAAGCAAAACGCGAACCGGCATCATTCGAAGAACGGACGTTCCTGTTCGAATCCGTTCGCGAACTGATGCTGAACGTTTTGAAACATGCGGGAGTCCGGGAGGCACGACTGGTCATTCCCGTCGAACACGACAACCGGTTTACGGTCATCGTGGAGGACGACGGACGGGGATTCGCACCGGATTCGATCAAACCCGGCACAAGAAAGGGATTCGGGTTGTTCTCCATCGGCGAGCGCCTTCTGCACCTTGGAGGAACGATTCTCATAGACAGCGCTCCCGGACATGGTGCGAAGATCACGATCTCCATCCCGCTGAAAAATGGAGAAACCGCCAACGGCTGTCAAAGCCCGGCGGTTGAGGCGAAATTCGATCCGATCCGCGTTCTCCTGGCCGACGATCACAAGATGATCCGTCAGGGATTAACCATCCTACTCCAGGCGGAAGCCGACATCGAGGTGATCGGGGAAGCGGAAAACGGCATCGAGGCGATCGAGAAGGCTCATCTCCTTCAGCCCGACGTCGTCATCCTCGACGTGAACATGCCCGAGATGGACGGCATCCAGGCCGCCTCCCGCATCGCGAAGGAGATGCCCGCCGTCAAGGTCATCGCCCTCTCCGTCTACGCGGAAGAGCATGCCGCCGACGTCATGCGCAGCGCAGGAGCGATCGCATACATCCCCAAGGGCAGCACGCTGGAACACCTGTTCGCCGCCATTC
This genomic stretch from Candidatus Ozemobacteraceae bacterium harbors:
- a CDS encoding PAS domain S-box protein, translated to MNEERMTKACLLQEMQKLRQRIAELERQLAESCRPVPAAAQRPTAPSSPDSTNRQTRTEDDLNRSGKLLESALANTSDAVFISDAVGNFVVFNEAFASYHRFKSKEECSKRISECFGRFEVFSADGTPIFPEMCAVSRALRGERGENVEYTLRLKSTGETWTGRYNFSPIHSIDGQIIGSVVVAHDITWEKQIAEVLRESEQRLAFHTDNSPLGIIEWDMNFVVTRWSGESERIFGWKASEILGRKIMDLDMIFEDDIPHVRKVSERLSSGVSRHVFSCNRNYTKDRKIIICEWYNSVLLNDHGKMISVMSQILDITERKHTEEALRQATEDVRELAKNLRELAADSIKTEQRERRRIAALLHDHVQQLLVSGQMQVGLLRRNANHQNGATLAILESTLKEALTATTTLTIELSPPVLGKPDMNAAFSWLARYMEEKHCFKMHLVSEAKREPASFEERTFLFESVRELMLNVLKHAGVREARLVIPVEHDNRFTVIVEDDGRGFAPDSIKPGTRKGFGLFSIGERLLHLGGTILIDSAPGHGAKITISIPLKNGETANGCQSPAVEAKFDPIRVLLADDHKMIRQGLTILLQAEADIEVIGEAENGIEAIEKAHLLQPDVVILDVNMPEMDGIQAASRIAKEMPAVKVIALSVYAEEHAADVMRSAGAIAYIPKGSTLEHLFAAIRSCQKNVF
- the motA gene encoding flagellar motor stator protein MotA; translation: MPFIVGFLIVFGSIITGYLEAGGKLGPLMQVAEFIIIGGSMFGAIVIGSGFGGVKSAVAGVISLLKPKVFDKAKYRELMEMLYALFDLARREGILALEGHIDNPTNSEIFKRFPNIMANHHAVEFICDSLRMIVTGGIADNEIERIMIDDLDVVAEEELIPSSIFATAGDSLPGFGIVAAVLGIVITMQAINGPPEQIGFKVAAALVGTFLGILLAYGVCNPIAKALENQVKDAEAYMAVIRYSLDAFSRGYAAKICIEIARRHVPPRYRSTFEETEKFLSAKGTGG